From Bradyrhizobium sp. 4:
TCAAGCGCAACATTCTGCGCCTGCTCGCCGGCGTCGGCTGCAAGGTCACGGTGGTGCCGGCAACGACGTCATCCGAGGACATCCTGGCGATGAAACCGGACGGCGTGTTCCTGTCGAACGGTCCCGGCGATCCGGCCGCGACCGGCAAATATGCCGTGCCCGTGATCCAGGACGTGATCAAGTCGGGCACGCCGACATTCGGAATTTGTCTCGGCCATCAGATGCTCGGCCTCGCCGTCGGCGCCAAGACCAAGAAGATGCACCAGGGCCATCACGGCGCCAATCATCCCGTGAAGGACGAGACCACCGGCAAGGTCGAGATCACCTCGATGAACCACGGCTTTGCCGTGGACGAGAGCACCCTGCCGACCGGCGCGACGCAGACCCACATCTCGCTGTTCGACGGCTCCAATTGCGGCATCCAGCTCGACGGCAAGCCGGTGTTCTCGGTGCAGTACCACCCCGAGGCCTCGCCGGGTCCGCGCGACTCGCACTATCTGTTCCAGCGTTTTGCGGATCTGATGCGGCAGAACAAGAGCGCGTAAGGCGCGCGCGCTCTTTCGCAATTAACGTCATGACAAAGAGCCCAGGCCTGGTCCCGGGCTTTTTTCGTGAAAGGAACGCCGCTTAGCTCCCTTCGTTGATCCCTGCTACGCTCACGCAGGAGCCCCTTATGTCCGTCGTCCGCGACAATGCCGAGCCGCTCGCCATCGTGTTTGAGGATGACGGGCTCGTGCCGAACAATATCCTTCCCTTCCTGGTCTACCAGGCCGCGGTGAAGCTCGATTCCAGACAGCCGGAAGAGACGATCGAACGCTTGTTCGAAGCGAACGGCTGGGGCGGCACGTGGCGCAATGGCGTCTTCGACTATCTGCATTATCACGCGACGGTGCACGAGGTGCTCGGCGTTGCGCGTGGCAGCGCGCGCGTCCGCTTCGGCGGCGACCATGGCCAGGAGCTGGAGATCAAGGCCGGCGACGTCGCGATCCTGCCCGCCGGCACAGGTCACCAGCGCATCAAGGCGAGCGAGGATTTCTGCGTGATCGGCGCTTATCCGCCGGGTGCGAAGATGGAGATCACCCGCGCAACGCCGGAGAACCACGCGAAAGCGCTGAAGACGATTCCAAACGTCGCGCTGCCGCCGGCCGATCCGGTGACGGGGAAGGATGGGGCGTTGATGCGGTTGTGGCGGTAGCTACAAAGACGGTGCAGTAGGGTGGGCAAAGCGAAGCGTGCCCACCAAACAGTTTGAACTGCGGATAGATGGTGGGCACGGCGCGCGAAGAGCGCGCCTTTGCCCACCCTACGACAGCGTCACCTACGCCTCGTTCGCACCTTCCTGTCTTGTGGCTTCGAACAGGAACCAGGTACGGCGTTCGGTCTCGTCGATGAAGTTTTCGAGGATGCTGGCGCTGGCGACGTCACCGGCGTCGTCGCAGACCTCGTGTGCCTTGCGCATTGCGGCGGCGACATGCTTGTTGTCCTGCATCAACTCGCGCAGCATCTCGCGCGGCGGGACATAGTCTTCATTGTTGTCCTTGATGGTCTGAAGCTTGGCGATCTGCCCGATCGACTTCAGCGTGACGCCGCCGATCTTGCGGACGCGCTCGGCGAGCTGGTCGGTGGTGGCGAAGATCTGGTCGGACTGCTCGTCAAGCAGCAGATGATAATCGCGGAAATGCCGGCCGCTGATGTGCCAGTGGAAATTCTTGGTCTTCAGATACAGCGCGAACGCGTCGGCCAGAAGCACGTTGAGCGCCTCCGAAACCTTGTTGACCGCCTGGGACGACAGATCGGTGGGTGTATCGAGGTCGGGCGAGACCTTTTGTGGGGCTTTGCTCACGGGAAACCTTCCTGTTAGGACGCAAACATTGACGGCGCGCCGCCGCACCCCTAACGCAGGCGGGCAGCGCCGGTTCCTTCAGCGGAACCGTTTGGCCGGGGACCTCGACGACCATGGACGATTGGATCGATTACTACGACTCGACGCACACGATCTATGTCAGCAAGCTGCATCGCGACTTGCACTTCCAGATCATCGCGCGGGACATCATCGGCTACATTTCTTCGCCCGAGGCGACCGTGCTCGACTATGCCTGCGGCGAGGCGCTGTCGGCGAGCCAGGTCGCGGCTGTCTGCGGCAAGCTGATCCTCGCCGAGCCCGCGCCCGGCGTGCGCGGCCGGTTGATCGCGCGGTTTGCCCCGAACACGAAAATCCGCGTCCGCTCGCTCGATGACGTCCACAACATGCAGGAGCAGTCGATCGATCTCGTCGTGATGAACTCGGTCGCGCAATACATGGCGCCGGACGAGCTCGACGCAGCGCTCCTCAACTTCCGCCGCATCCTGAAGCCCTCCGGCAAGCTGGTGCTCGGCGACATCCTCCAGCCCAATGTCGGCATGTTCAGGGACGTCACAGCGCTACTCAGCTTCGGCCTTCGTCACGGCTTTTTGAAAGATGCGCTGATCGGGCTGATCAGCACCGCATTGTCGGATTACCGTCAGCTGCGCACGCGCATCGGGCTGCAGCGCTACAGTGAGGAGGAGATCACCGCCAAGCTCAAGACCGCCGGCTTCACGGTCCAGCGCGCTCACCGCAATATCGGCCACAATAGCTGGCGCATGACGTTCGTCGCGCGGCCGCCATTAGTTCGGTAAACCTCTCGGATTCGGTAAGCTTCCTGAGTTCGTTAAGCATAACGTCTGCCTGAGGTGGCTTGTCGCACCCCGATCAGTAATGATCGCCGCGGCCCGGTGGCGGAAGTGTCTACGCGAGGGCGATGCATCGCTCTTTATCCTGGTTCAAATCCAGGCCGGGTCTCCACGCTTCGCCCCTGCGGGGCTACGCGTGGCGCAGCCACGCGAGACCCGAAGGGGCGAAGCGTGTCCGGCGTAGCTGGAGCGAAGCGCAAGCGAAGACGGACTGGCCGCCCAATCCTCAATCAGCCTCAACCAGATCGTGCTCCGACAGCAGCCGCAGCCGGTCGGCATCCTTTGCCGCGGACGTGATGACTGCATCGAGCAGGCCCGGAAAGCGTGCGTCCAGATCCGCGCGGCGCAGCCGCACGAACCGGTTGGTGCCGGCGACGCGGGTCTGCATCAGGCCGCATTCGCGTAGCTTGGCGAAGTGATAGGCAAGATTCGACTTGCCGCTGAGCGCGTTGAAGTCGCCGCAGCACAGCTCGCCGCTGACAGGTTCCTGCTGGGCGAGCTGATACACAATCGCCAATCTGATCGGATCGCTCAGGCAATCCAGGACCATCGGCAGTTCGATCTGCTCGCGGGTGGGGTGAGGAGGCGTGCGGCTCATGGTCTGAGATCATAGCGAAATGGCCTCAATGTTCAATAGTTCTTGAACCAATTGACTCGCGACCCGGTCCCACCCATAGTTCAATAAACGTTGAACATAGGGATTTTCCTGATGAGCGTATTCTGGCTGGCCTGGGCGGCCTTTGCGATCGGCACGGAAGGCTTTGTCATTGCTGGGCTTTTGCCGTCTATCGCAACCGACCTGGCGATTTCCGTCCCCGCCGCCGGCCAGTTGGTCACGGCCTACGCCCTCACCTACGCGGTCGGCTCGCCGATCCTGGCGGTGACGCTGAACAATATCGACCGCCGCACCGTGCTGGCCCTGGCGCTATCGACTTTCATTGCCGGAAACCTCGCGGCCATGGTGGCGTCGAATTACGCCCTGTTGCTGGCCTCGCGCATGCTGATGGCGTTAGGCTCCGGGCTGTGCATGCCGACCGCGCTGGCCGTATCCGTGGCCGTCGCCGCGCCGGAGCGGCGCGGCCGCGCGGTGGCGCTCGTCACCTCAGGCCTCACGGTTGCGACCGTCATCGGCGTTCCCCTCGGCAATCTCGTCGGCAGCCTACTCGGCTGGCGCGCGACCTTTGCCATGGTCGCCCTGATCGGCGCCGTTGCGCTCGCCGGCCTCCTGCTCGGCCTGCCCCGCGGCCTGCCGCGCAACACAGCCTCGCTCAGCGATCGGCTGGCGGTGGCGCGTCACCGCAATGTCCTGGTCGCGCTTCTGATCACGATTTTATGGGCGCTCGGCGGCTTCACCGTGTTTACCTATTTCGCGGTCCCGCTGCACGGCCTTGGATTCGACGCCTCGCAGATCAGCCTCGCGCTGCTGGTGTTCGGCGGCGCGGCCGCGATCGGCAACATGCTCGGCGGCGTCCTGGCCGACCGGCTCGGCACGCTCGCCACAGCAGGTCTCGGGCTTGCCGGCATGGCCAGCGCGCTGATCCTGCATTCGCTGGTCCTGAAGCTGATGCCGGGACAGGCGCGTTATGCGGTGCTGGGCGCGATCTTCCTCTGGGGCATCTCGGGATGGGCGTTCTACCCGGCCCAGGTCGCCAGCATCATCCGGATTGAGCCGCAGGCCTCGATGATCGCGCTCTCGCTCAACGCCTCGGCCATGTATCTCGGCTTTGCGATCGGCGGAGCCTTGGGCGGCGCCGTGCTTGCGGCGTGGAGCCCGGCGGATCTGGGCTGGGTCGGCGGATTGAGCGTTTCGGCGGCTCTTCTGGTCCATCTCGCCCGCGGCTGGCAGGCCCGGCCAAAACCCGTCAAAATTGCCGGTTGATGGGCGTTTTTCGGGGTTTCGCCGCCCTGAAAACTGGTCTAAGACCCACCCCGCGCGCGAGGGGGACCAACGCGCTCTCGGCCAAAGGGACGCGCAGCAGGCGCGCCCTTTTTTTGTGCCCAAATTCCACTTCGGCGAGAGTTGATGCCCAAACGTACAGACATCACCACCATCCTGATCATCGGCGCCGGTCCCATC
This genomic window contains:
- a CDS encoding class I SAM-dependent methyltransferase; amino-acid sequence: MDDWIDYYDSTHTIYVSKLHRDLHFQIIARDIIGYISSPEATVLDYACGEALSASQVAAVCGKLILAEPAPGVRGRLIARFAPNTKIRVRSLDDVHNMQEQSIDLVVMNSVAQYMAPDELDAALLNFRRILKPSGKLVLGDILQPNVGMFRDVTALLSFGLRHGFLKDALIGLISTALSDYRQLRTRIGLQRYSEEEITAKLKTAGFTVQRAHRNIGHNSWRMTFVARPPLVR
- a CDS encoding helix-turn-helix transcriptional regulator is translated as MSRTPPHPTREQIELPMVLDCLSDPIRLAIVYQLAQQEPVSGELCCGDFNALSGKSNLAYHFAKLRECGLMQTRVAGTNRFVRLRRADLDARFPGLLDAVITSAAKDADRLRLLSEHDLVEAD
- a CDS encoding MFS transporter, giving the protein MSVFWLAWAAFAIGTEGFVIAGLLPSIATDLAISVPAAGQLVTAYALTYAVGSPILAVTLNNIDRRTVLALALSTFIAGNLAAMVASNYALLLASRMLMALGSGLCMPTALAVSVAVAAPERRGRAVALVTSGLTVATVIGVPLGNLVGSLLGWRATFAMVALIGAVALAGLLLGLPRGLPRNTASLSDRLAVARHRNVLVALLITILWALGGFTVFTYFAVPLHGLGFDASQISLALLVFGGAAAIGNMLGGVLADRLGTLATAGLGLAGMASALILHSLVLKLMPGQARYAVLGAIFLWGISGWAFYPAQVASIIRIEPQASMIALSLNASAMYLGFAIGGALGGAVLAAWSPADLGWVGGLSVSAALLVHLARGWQARPKPVKIAG
- a CDS encoding DNA starvation/stationary phase protection protein is translated as MSKAPQKVSPDLDTPTDLSSQAVNKVSEALNVLLADAFALYLKTKNFHWHISGRHFRDYHLLLDEQSDQIFATTDQLAERVRKIGGVTLKSIGQIAKLQTIKDNNEDYVPPREMLRELMQDNKHVAAAMRKAHEVCDDAGDVASASILENFIDETERRTWFLFEATRQEGANEA